TCGGGTCTCACCGCCGTTGTTCTTCACGTCATCCTGAAGtctgtaaaatatgtcagttgGTCAAAGCATCCGGAGCCAGCATATAGATCTATAGATCTagagatatatctatatatatctctctaccTATGGgatgtgtgtacatgcatgggGGGTGATGGCCATGGGGGGTGAGGGCTTCCTGCAGTGGAACCGAAGCAGCAGCTGTTCTGGGTTTGTAGGtttaaaggggcggggcttcaacaCAATCTGGACTTCTGTTAAACATTCTAATGGACACAACAAGGTTtgaaatgtacattttttttatagaaacaACCTAAAAGATCTAATTTAGAGCTTGGCCTAACCTTTTGAGATGGGAGGGAACAACGGGTCTGCAGTGTTTCTGTTCCTCTGGAAACCTGCCGAGTTACATTCAGTGTACCAGTTGCTTTGttacaataaatacatgaagTTTGATGACTGGCTTTGTTCTTCACAACCTACAGATCACTGCTGAGGGTTGAGCTTTTGGCCCTGAcaagttactgtgtgtgtgtatgtattgcatatatattatatataaatgcgTCTGCTATGGGAGCtaattatttagtattttaatatttcttaATGATCATCTTTATAAATAATACTGCTCATACACGATGTCCGTTAAAGTTCTGCCCTGCGGACCACTGACGTGCACGCGCaggcacatgaacacatgaagccgCTGCACGTGGGTCCTGGTGGTGACTCCTACGTCATCAGCCTTCACGCGCAGGTTcacgtgatgacgtcatggcgGCTCGGCCCTCCTGCTGGGGTCTGTCCCCTGGAGCTGCTGCGGGCCCATCGACACCTGAACGCGGCCCGGAGGACGTGCACGCGGACAGCCCGAAACCCGCACGGAGTTAGCGGGAGCGCGCCTCAAAGTCCATCAGTCCGTATGGAGATTAGCCTTCTTGTCTAACCGGAAGTCACTGTTTCTGTGACTTCCGGTGTCTGTCATCTTGAACGAGGCTCTGGTGCCTCTGTAACCATGGTAACGCTAGCTTTGAGGAAAATGGCCCCAGCGTGTTAAACATTCAGGAACAAAAGTAACGTTAACTGTTGGACCGGGTTAATGTCGGTAGTTGAACCGGGCTAACTTCAGCTAGCGGGCCGGGCTAACGTTTATTAGCGGGccgggctaacgttagctaccgGCCCGGATAGTGTTCTCTAGCGGACCGGGTTAACGTCATCTGTCGGGAAGTGCCTCCCGGTAACGATAGTGTCAAAGTGGTCTGGATGCGGTGGCCGCTACTTCCGGTAGTCCCTGTCCATTCTAGACCCGGTCATGTTTACCGATGAAGTCCTGGACCCGGTGGGGCCCGGGTCTCTGTGGAGGGCCGCGCGGCAGGCGGCGCGGGAGTCGGTACGTGAGCAGCTCCGTGTCTGTTGTTTACTATGTTGACTTGATACGTTCAGGTGTTGCACGGACATCTAACAACCAGAAGGGACCGCCGTATCAGGCTGCTGCTTTAGCCAAATACCTTCTGAATACATGCATTCATCTACTTATTAATACTCGTAAACCCTTATCTGTTCAAGAATGACACATTTTACAGTTACACTCAAAACCTACAACTTATACGTGTATAATACTGAGTGTGTCACTATTGGACCTCCGTAAGTCTTCATAATGTCGAACTCCTAACTGACGTCAGTACAGCACAATAGATGTTTTTATGTGCTGGTGCTCAGAGAGGCTGCCAGACCAGAGCTGTGCACCGCGCCGAGGCCGAGATCCAGACTCTATCGGCCACCATCGGCTGGACCCAAACGGAACCAGAACCACaagagcagctcctccagcagagccacgaggagccgGACCCGCCCGGCCTGAAGGACTTCCTGCAGCGCGTTGAGGGCGCGGTCATCAGGGAGCTGGTCTCCAACGCCAGGAGCCACGCCTTCGACGGGTTCCAGGTGGACTGGGAGGACCAGAGTCAGCCAGTAGGTCCTCTGAGGGTCCTTTGAGGGTCCTCTGAGGGGTCCTCTGAGGGTCTGGGCTGGTTCCTGAGGACAGGAAGCCTTAATGCCTTAGTGTGCTCCATTACTCCTCAGGTGTCCTGCCTCCACCGCCTCCAGCACCCCTCAGCACAGGAGAGCGGCCTCCACGTGACCAGCCTGTCCTGGACCTGCACCGGCTCAGTGGTGGCCTGTGCCTACGGCCGGTATgtgagacactcacacacacacacacacacacacacacgtgtgaatgCATGTTGTTGGCAGGACTGACGGTGGCGACTGGACCACTCAGAGCTCCTGGGTCTGTCTGTGGAACCTGGACCGCCGCAGTCTGAACCCCCAACAGGCGGACCGGGTCCTGGAGGTCCCCACTGCAGTCACCGCTCTGTGCTGCCATCCCAAGTTAGAGTCACCACCTCGTTAGAGTCACCACCGTTAGAGTCACCACCTCGTTAGAGTCACCACCTCGTTAGAGTCACCACCTCGTTAGAGTCACCACCTCGTTAGAGTCACCACCTCGTTAGTCACCACCTCGTTAGAGTCACCACCTCGTTAGAGTCATCACCTCGTTAGAGTCACCACCTCGTTAGAGTCACCACCTCGTTAGAGTCATCACCTCGTTAGAgtcatcacctcgttagtcatcacctcgttagtcaCCACCTCGTTAGACTCATCACCTCGTTAGAGTCATCACCTCGTTAGAGTCATCACCTCGTTAGAGTCACCACCTCGTTAGTCATCACCTCGTTAGAGTCACCACCTCGTTAGAGTCACCACCTCGTTAGAGTCACCACCTCTAGAGTCACCACCGTTAGAGTCATCACCGTTAGAgtcatcacctcgttagtcaCCACCTCGTTAGTCACCACCGCTAGAGTCACCACCTCAGTTGAGTCACCACCTCGTTAGTCACCACCTCGTTAGAGTCATCACCTAGTCACCACCTCGTTAGAGTCACCACCTCGTTAGAGTCACCACCTCGTTAGTCACCACCTCGTTAGAGTCACCACCTCGTTAGAGTCACCACCTCGTTAGTCACCACCTCGTTAGAgtcatcacctcgttagtcaCCACCTCGTTAGAGTCACCACCTCGTTAGACtcatcacctcgttagtcaTCACCTGGTCCATGACCTGGTCACCACCTCTGAGTGGTCACCTGATCCGCTAGTCATCACCTCGCTAGACCTGATCCGCtagacctggtccgctgacctGACCTCAAGCTAGACCTGATCCGCTAGACCTGGTCCATGACCTGATCCGCTAGACCTGGTCCGCTAGACCTGGTCCGCTAGACCTGGTCCGCTTGACCTGATCCGCTAGACCTGGTCCGCTAGACCTGGTCCGCTAGACCTGGTCCGCTTGACCTGGTCCGCTAGACCTGGTCCGCTTGACCTGATCCGCTAGACCTGATCCGCTAGACCTGGTCCGCTAGACCTGATCCGCTAGACCTGGTCCGCTAGACCTGATCCGCTAGACCTGGTCCGCTTGACCTGATCCGCTAGACCTGGTCCGCTTGACCTGATCCGCTAGACCTGGTCCGCTTGACCTGGTCCGCTAGACCTGGTCCGCTTGACCTGATCCGCTAGACCTGATCCGCTAGACCTGGTCCGCTTGACCTGGTCCGCTAGACCTGGTCCGCTTGACCTGATCCGCTAGACCTGGTCCGCTTGACCTGATCCGCTAGACCTGGTCCGCTTGACCTGATCCGCTAGACCTGGTCCGCTTGACCTGGTCCGCTAGACCTGGTCCGCTTGACCTGATCCGCTAGACCTGATCCGCTAGACCTGGTCCGCTAGACCTGATCCGCTAGACCTGGTCCGCTAGACCTGATCCGCTAGACCTGGTCCGCTAGACCTGGTCCGCTTGACCTGATCCGCTAGACCTGGTCCGCTTGACCTGATCCGCTAGACCTGGTCCGCTTGACCTGATCCGCTAGACCTGGTCCGCTTGACCTGGTCCGCTAGACCTGAGGCTCTGTGTCTCCAGACCTGGTtgtgacctgtctctctcttctctctctgtgtgtctctgtgtgtgtgtgtctctctctctctgtgtgtgtgtgtgtgtctgtgtctgcgtctctgtgtctctgtctgtgtctctgtgtctctctctgtgtgtgtctctgtgtgtgtgtctgtgtctctctctctctgtgtgtgtctctgtgtgtgtgtgtctctctctctgtgtgtctctgtgtgtgtgtgtctctctctctgtgtctctctctgtgtgtctctctctgtgtgtgtctctctgtgtgtgtctctctctgtgtgtgtgtctctctctgtgtgtctctgtgtgtgtgtctctgtgtgtgtgtgtctctctctgtgtgtgtctgtgtctctctctctgtgtgtctctgtgtgtgtgtctgtgtctctctctctctctgtgtgtctctgtgtgtgtgtgtctctctctctctgtgtgtgtctgtgtctctctctctctgtgtgtgtctgtgtctctctctgtgtgtgtctctctctctctgtgtgtctctgtgtgtgtgtctgtgtctctctctctctgtgtgtgtctctgtgtgtgtgtctgtgtctctctctctgtgtgtgtctctgtgtgtgtctctctctctctctgtgtgtgtctctgtgtgtgtgtctctctctctctgtgtgtgtctctctctctctgtgtgtgtctctctctctgtgtgtgtctctctctctgtgtgtgtctctctctctctctgtgtgtgtctctctctctctctgtgtgtctctgtgtgtgtctctctctctctctctgtgtgtgtctctgtgtgtgtgtctgtgtctctctctctctgtgtgtgtgtgtctctctctctctgtgtgtgtctgtgtgtgtgtctgtgtctctctctctgtgtgtgtctctctgtgtgtgtgtgtacctctgtgtgtctctctctgtgtgtctctgtgtgtgtctctctctctgtgtgtgtctgtgtgtgtctgtgtctctctctctgtgtgtctctctgcgtctctctctctctctctctgtgtgtgtctctctctctctctctgtgtgtatgtgtgtgtctctctctctgtgtgtctctctctgtgtgtgtgtgtgtgtctctctctgtgtgtgtctctctctctctctgtgtgtctctctgtgtgtctctctctctctgtgtctctctctctgtgtgtgtgtctctgtgtgtgtctctctctctctgtgtgtgtctctctctctctctctgtgtgtgtctctctctctctgtgtgtctctctctctctgtgtgtgtctctctgtgtgtgtgtctctgtgtgtctctctctctgtgtgtgtctctctctctctctctgtgtgtgtctctctctctctctctctgtgtgtgtctgtgtgtgtgtctgtgtctctctctctctgtgtgtgtctctctctctgtgtgtgtctctctctctctgtgtgtctctctctctgtgtgtgtctctctctctgtgtgtgtctctctctctctgtgtgtgtctctctctctctctgtgtgtgtctctctctctctctgtgtgtgtctgtgtgtgtaggtggccTGGGTGCAGCAGCAGGGTGCCCTCAGGGTGCTCAGTGCGTGTTCTGGTGGGCGTGTTCTGCTGTGGACGTTGGACTCTGAGCGTCTCGTCCTGCAGGCGGCGCTCGCCTTGGTGCTGCAGCAGCTTCcccacagcagcagcttcacgGTGAGACTCAGGAGGACCACACggagcacttcctgtctgagcgCTGAGGGCTGAACTCTTGTAGCTTCACCCAGTGGATTAtgggactttaaaacaaataatgtttgtgcccccccccccccccaggcccgGGGCAGCGGCAGTGTGGGGCTCTCCTCTCTGGCCCTGTCCCCCTGGGACCCCGACACCTTCCTGGTGGGCTCTGAGGGGGGTCTCCTCCTgcgctgctccttctcctcccagaCGCCCTCTGAAGACCACGTGGCCCTCAGGGCGCCGGTGGTCTTCCTGTTCCGGCCCCGGAGCGGCCCGGTCCACTCCATCCACTGCTCCCCGTTCCACAGGCGAGTGGTCAGCAGCTagttcccatgatgcatcagtgacggggtcctcatggggtcttgtggtcctcatgggtctggtcctcatggggtcttcatggggtcttgtggtcctcatggggtcttgtggtcctcatggggtctagtcctcatggggtcttcatggggtcttgtggtcctcatggggtctagTCCTCATGGGGTCTTCATGGGGTCTTGTGgccctcatggggtcctcatggggtcttgtggccctcatggggtcctcatggggtcttgTGGCCCTCATGGGTCTGGTCCTCATGGgtgtggtcctcatggggtcttgtggtcctcatggggtcctcatggggtcttgtggtcctcatgggtctggtcctcatggggtcttgtggtcctcatggggtcctcatggggtcttgTGGCCCTCATGggtctggtcctcatggggtcttgtggtcctcatggggtaTTGTGGCCCTCATGGGGTCttgtggtcctcatggggtcctgtggccctcatggggtcctcatggggtcttgtggtcctcatggggtcctgtggccctcatggggtcctcatggggtcttgTGGCCCTCATGggtctggtcctcatggggtcttgtggtcctcatgggtctggtcctcatggggtcttgtggtcctcatggggtcctcatggggtcttgTGGCCCTCATGggtctggtcctcatggggtcttgtggtcctcatggggtcctgtggccctcatggggtcctcatggggtcttgTGGCCCTCATGGGGTCttgtggtcctcatggggtcctgtggccctcatggggtcctcatggggtcttgTGGCCCTCATGggtctggtcctcatggggtcttgtggtcctcatgggtctggtcctcatggggtcttgtggtcctcatggggtcctgtggccctcatggggtcctcatggggtcttgTGGCCCTCATGggtctggtcctcatggggtcttgtggtcctcatggggtcttgtggtcctcatggggtcttgtggtcctcatggggtcctcatggggtcttgTGGCCCTCATGGGGTCCTGTGGCCCTCATGGGGTCCTGTGGCCCTCATgaggtcctcatggggtctcgtggtctccaGGAACCTGTTTGTGAGCACGGGGGCCGACGGTCTGCTCCACCTTCACTCGCTGCTGCAGGCCGAGCCGCTGACCTCCATCCGGCTCTCGGACCGCTACGGCTTCCAGGTGCAGTGGTCGCCCAGCAGGCCGCTGGTCCTCGCTGCTGCCACCGGACaaggtgcgcgtgtgtgtgtttgtgcgcgtgtgtgtgtgtgtgcgtgtgtgtgcgtgtgtgtgtgtgcatatgtgtgtgtgtgcgtgtgtgtgtgtgtgcgcgtgtatgtgtgtgtgcgtatgtgtgtatgtgcgtgtagcTGGATTTGCATCTCATTTGCATATCCGTCAGCACATTTGAATCCTTGTTCTGTCCCAGGTGAGGTCCAGGTGTTCGACCTGGGCCGCGGGTCCCAGAGACCAGTAGCCACCCtggagatgggaggagccaaCATGGAGATGGGCGGAGCCAACCAAGCTGCTACCTGCTTGGCCTTCAACCCTCAGAACCACCGGCTGCTGGCCGCGGGGAGAACCGACGGAACCGTCTGCGTCTGGCAGCTGAGCCACGAGCTGACGGAGCAGAACCCGAGAGAGAGCGGCCGGCTGGAGCAGATAGCCAATCAGGCGTCAGAGTGACTGTCCGGCGGGAGCAGAGAGCCAATCGGTGCTCCCGTAGTGAATAATAAAGCGAGCCGTGTGTCCAGTTGTAATCAGTAGCGTTTATTAGTTCTTAAAGCGTGAAACATGAAGCACAGAGCGGTTAGAAGCCACATAAATACTTGTTATTGCCTTGTCATGCACGtgagctgcgtgtgtgtgtgcgtgcgcgccgCGTCCCGATTGGTCCCCGGGGCGAGGGTCAGTTGACGAACAGCGAGCGAGTGAACTCCACGAAGTCGAAGGCGGCCGGCAGCTCGCGGCCCTTCCCGTCCAGGAACGGCTTCATGTGGGACAGGCAGTAGTCCGCCTGCTCCCGGCTCAGGTTCTGGAAGGGAGAAGCACAGTCAGACCCACGCACaccgggtcctggtcctggtcctggtcctggtcctggaccgGAGCCCACCTGGTAGAGATCCTCCTTGGTGACGTAGGGCTTGTTCTCCGCGCTCAGGGCTCTGAAGGCGCTCTCGATCTCCTCGCTGGACTTCACGTTCTCCGTCTCGCGGCTGATCATGAAGGCCATGTACTCCTGCAGCGACACGTTCCCGTCCCTGAGGAGAGAACCCGTCAGCAGAGAACCCGTCAGAACCGACACGCCGTCAGAGGAACACGCGGCAGCGCACCTGTTGGGGTCCACGGTGTCCAGGATGGCCTCGAACTCTGGGTCGGgttctccctcctccaccatcGGCAGGTCGTAGCCCAGAGAGCGCAGACACGACTTGAACTCCTGGTGGTTCAGACGGCCAGACTTCTCCTTGTCAAAGTGCCTGGAGCACGGAGAGCACGGAGAACACGGGAGAACATCAggaacacggggagaacatcaGGAACACGGGAGAACATCAGGAACACAGGGagaacacggggagaacatcaGGAACACGGGAGAACATCAGGAACACAGGGAGAACATCAGGAACACAGGGagaacacggggagaacatcaggaacacagggagaacatgagaacacggggagaacatcaGGAACACAGGGagaacacggggagaacatcaggaacacagggagaacatgagaacacggggagaacatcaggaacacagggagaacatgagaacacggggagaacatcaggaacatgagaacatgagaacgcGGAGGCAGCAGCTCCTGGTGGAGTCACTCACTTGAACATCATGCTGAACTCCTTCAGCGCCTCCTCCGTCACTCCAGTCGTGttcctgaggaggagagaggagcgtcaAGCAGCACGCGGGGGCTGCGTGTGCATGGCGTGTGCATGGCGTGTGCTTGGCGTGTGCGTGGCGTGTACCGGGCCTGGATCTGCTGCTCCAGGTTGTGCTGCATCCTCATGCCCAGCTGGTCCAGCTGGTCCCACTGCTGCGCCAGGCCCACCGTGCTGTGCTCCGTGTACTTGTTGTCCAGGATCAGGGCCTCCTCCATGGCGGCCCCCAGGTCCTCGATCCGCTTCAGCTGGCTGCGCATGGCGCGGATCTCCTGGTGCTTAcgctggggggggagggggggaggggagagagagagagggagagacagagagagggaggggggagagagagggagatagagagagggacagagagagagagagagagagagagagagtccccgTTAgcctcacctggtccagaccttcAGGTCAGCACCAGGTGAACTCGGCCCAGGAGGTCTTTACCTTGGTGGCCTCCAGCTGAGACTCCAGGGTTCCAGATTCTTCCACCATACACGACCTGAGGAGAGAGAACAGTTAGAGGAACCACCGGCCTGAGGAACACGCGAGGAACACGCGAGGAACACGCGATGAACACGCGAGGAACACGAGAGGAACACGCGAGGAACAGGCGATGAACACGCGATGAACACGcgaggaacacgtgaggaacacgtgaggaacagGCGATGAACACGcgaggaacacgtgaggaacacgtgaggaacagGCGAGGAACACGCGATGAACACGCGAGGAACACGCGATGAACACGCGAGGAACACGCGAGGAACACGAGAGGAACACGCGAtgaacacgtgaggaacacgAGAGGAACACGCGAGGAACACGAGAGGAACACGCGAGGAACACGAGAGGAACACGCGAGGAACACGCGTGTTCTCCGTCCTCTAGACGCTGAAGACTCGACACCAGAGACTAAagattcacaacaacaacaaagagaaaagTGATATTCACCCGTCCAGAAGATACGTCCTGATGAGCagcaagggggaggagccaagaggagggagagaaacaacaggtcaacaacaacaacaacaacaacgtgcagCCGGAGCCTCACCGTGTCTCCTGCAGCCATTGGTGGAAGGCGTTGGCGTGCTGAGCGAACTCCTGGCGCAGCTTGTCGTTCTCCTCTTGTCGTCGTTGCTCcttctgcagctccagctctcgctcctgagacaggaggaggaggaggagacgggaggaggaggaggaggacacaagaggaggagacaggaggacacaggaggaggaggagacaaagaggactTATTCATAGTCATATGACAACATGAACGACTCCCCTAATCCTCCGTGTTTCATCTCCTGACACTTTGAGCTTCAGTCAGGAAGGAAGGGTTCAGCTCTTTGAAAGAAGCAgcacaggaccaggaccaggaccaggaccaggaccaggagtcCAGAGTTGGTGgcgtgaggaagacgagggtcACCTTGATGATCTTCTGCAGGTTCCTCCAGGTCTCCTCCAGCGCCTCCATGGTGAACCAGGTGTAGGGGTTGGAGGCCACCTGGTAGCTCTTGATCTGCCGGTCCAGCTCGGCCAGCTGGCCGAAGTCGGCCTGCGCCGAGCTCAGCGAGGCCCTGAAGGCCTCGTGGGCCTCGCGCAGGGCCCGGATCTCCTCCAGCGAGTTGCAGCGCACCGGGTCCGTCAGGTCCTCCTCCGCGTTCTCGAACCAGCTGTTGAAGGCCGACGCCTTCTTGGCGAAGGTCAGGAACAAGTCCTCCACCTGGGAGCCACACCCTCAGAGTCAGACCGGCCCACCGCGGCCCCCGGCCCCCAGGGACCCACCTTCCTGAAGTGCTCCTGCGCCTGCAGCAGCCGCTCCCTGCGGGCGGCCGAGTCGCCCAGCAGCTGCCTCCAGCGCTGCAGCAGCGCGGCGTGGCGCTCCTGCAGCGCGCGCTGCTGCACGTGCTGCGCTGCCAGCAGCTGGTCCTGCAGCGC
The window above is part of the Pseudoliparis swirei isolate HS2019 ecotype Mariana Trench chromosome 15, NWPU_hadal_v1, whole genome shotgun sequence genome. Proteins encoded here:
- the dync2i2 gene encoding WD repeat-containing protein 34; translated protein: MFTDEVLDPVGPGSLWRAARQAARESRGCQTRAVHRAEAEIQTLSATIGWTQTEPEPQEQLLQQSHEEPDPPGLKDFLQRVEGAVIRELVSNARSHAFDGFQVDWEDQSQPVSCLHRLQHPSAQESGLHVTSLSWTCTGSVVACAYGRTDGGDWTTQSSWVCLWNLDRRSLNPQQADRVLEVPTAVTALCCHPKPDPLDLVAWVQQQGALRVLSACSGGRVLLWTLDSERLVLQAALALVLQQLPHSSSFTARGSGSVGLSSLALSPWDPDTFLVGSEGGLLLRCSFSSQTPSEDHVALRAPVVFLFRPRSGPVHSIHCSPFHRNLFVSTGADGLLHLHSLLQAEPLTSIRLSDRYGFQVQWSPSRPLVLAAATGQGEVQVFDLGRGSQRPVATLEMGGANMEMGGANQAATCLAFNPQNHRLLAAGRTDGTVCVWQLSHELTEQNPRESGRLEQIANQASE